One Purpureocillium takamizusanense chromosome 1, complete sequence genomic window carries:
- the MRL1 gene encoding Cation-independent mannose-6-phosphate receptor CI-MPR (SECRETED:SignalP(1-17~SECRETED:cutsite=GAA-EE~SECRETED:prob=0.3269)~COG:T~COG:U~TransMembrane:2 (n6-13c17/18o236-256i268-288o)~EggNog:ENOG503NYY9), giving the protein MRYYKLIPFIAAAAGAAEEPSTTTHAPACTATSSSGSGAFFDLRPDMAVHPDKGKPHKGAVTKDYHAKGYDYGKNFTLNICGPVVDPVTDVIGLKKEQWANVSAYYMSHGNVYSIGSSSMELTSRGSKLFLQYTGGSPCSAKSKKAGRAAAKSRGGSSKTQPHEIETVDKSDEKAPVQQKSATISFHCDLNPGNAQAAISFVNTPDDCAYFFEARSVHACGHAEPHKPGSVGPGSVFGIILLVAVLVYALGGVFYNRTVTHARGWRQLPNYSLWAGIWNFITDMFIILCSSCTRCLPGRRGYSALNSNAHSRNRNSDAENRLIDQLDEEWDD; this is encoded by the exons ATGCGATACTACAAGCTCATACCTTTCATagccgctgcggccggcgccgcggaggagccGTCAACAACCACACACGCTCCGGCTTGCACCGCCACGTCATcgtccggcagcggcgcattCTTCGACCTGCGGCCAGATATGGCGGTACACCCGGACAAGGGCAAACCACACAAGGGCGCCGTCACCAAGGACTACCACGCCAAGGGCTACGACTATGGAAAGAACTTTACGCTCAACATCTGCGGCCCCGTCGTGGACCCGGTAACAGATGTGATCGGCCTCAAGAAGGAACAGTGGGCCAACGTGAGCGCCTATTATATGTCTCACGGCAACGTCTACTCGATAGG CTCCTCATCGATGGAGCTCACAAGCCGGGGGAGCAAGCTCTTCTTGCAGTACACCGGGGGCTCACCTTGCAGCGCAAAATCCAAAaaggccggccgggccgcgGCCAAAAGCAGAGGCGGGAGTTCCAAAACCCAACCTCACGAAATCGAAACGGTGGACAAGAGTGACGAAAAGGCGCCAGTGCAGCAAAAGTCGGCCACCATCTCCTTTCACTGCGATCTGAACCCAGGCAACGCGCAGGCAGCGATCTCCTTTGTGAATACCCCCGACGATTGCGCGTACTTTTTCGAAGCTCGGTCGGTTCACGCTTGTGGCCATGCCGAACCACATAAGCCAGGCAGCGTTGGCCCCGGCAGTGTTTTCggcatcatcctcctcgtcgcggtGCTTGTGTATGCATTGGGGGGCGTTTTCTACAATCGCACAGTCACACATGCCCGCGGGTGGCGCCAACTCCCCAACTACAGCCTCTGGGCGGGCATTTGGAACTTTATCACC GACATGTTTATTATTTTGTGTTCCTCGTGCACGCGGTGTCTGCCTGGCCGAAGAGGTTACAGCGCCTTGAACTCAAACGCGCACAGCCGCAACAGGAACTCCGACGCCGAGAACAGGCTTATTGACCAACTCGACGAGGAATGGGACGACTAG